Genomic segment of Bicyclus anynana chromosome 7, ilBicAnyn1.1, whole genome shotgun sequence:
GTTAGCAGTTACACATCACAaagtcacagaagtggcttacgttcAGAATTAAAAATTGATAGGTGTTGCGaatctataggttattagtctaagggtATAAAATTTGTAGAAGTGTTGTGTAAATTGGTAGGAATACGATAATAGCAATTATGGGAAGTTTTGGAAAAAGTCTAACCGCCTTATAGTTTTCATCgaaaacctaattgaaataaatgaactttgacttttgtgccTTCATGTTATTATTGAACTATCCGAAAAAATGCTCAACCAATGGACATAACCgcaaatcatcgtcatcatcatatcagccgatggacgtccactgcagaacataggccttttgtagggacttccaaacatcacgataccgagccacctgcatccagcttatccctgcgactcgcttgttgaCATCGGTCCATCTGGTTGgtgtcggccaacactgcgcttactagtgcggggtcgccattccagcactttgggaccccaacgtccatcggctcttcgaactatgtgcctcgcccattgccacttcagcttcacaactcattgaactatgtcggtgacggtgactttggttcttctgcggatctcctcatttctgattcgatcacgcagagatactcctaacatagctcgttccatcgcccgctgtgtgactctgagccttcttatgaggcttaTAGTCGCAAATGTCAGCCAGTAATTAATGAATTTCCAAACTTAAATTAGagataaaaacttttatttgcgTAATTGTATCGATAGCATAAAAGTCCGTTCAATTAGAGTAACGCAACGACGCAGATAGTATCCGCAGGGCGCAGGCGACGAAGTGAGGGCGAGTGTTTCAGAAGGCGCGACAAACGACCTCGCCGTGTCAAAGTTACGGAACTAAAGTGACCGCAAGCCCCACCACATGGGACTACGACTGTTATGCTTTTCATATAAAAGTCCAGCCGAACCCGATTGTGCTATCAGTCACCTACTCTGATTAACAACAGCAAAATGTTCTCAAAAGTAAGTGAGCTTTTGGTATTGAGCATAAAACTTTATAgagcattttaattaaattttaaaactattatcaATGATAATTAACTATACAAATGGTTTTCTTTAGAATTAACTATACAAACaaattcattataaaattaattaaggcTACTATATTAATTAGATACTTATGTGTTACCAAAGCTttgcctttttttaatttttgagtaaatTTAAgcacttattaatttatataaagaagtCTCTAGAACTGTTGTTTAATCTGACTTTGTTAACTATAGGAGATTGAGTACGAATCAGTTCAAATCTGGCACTTTGAACTACTAATACTGTACGGATAAAATTATATTGCCAAGCTATTCATCGTTCTCGCACGATGCTGTGCAAAAACCAATTCATGTTTGAGTAGTAGCCACTATCAtcagataaaaatatatcttaaagaAGGCTTAAAGACGAaaccaaattgttttttttttttaattcagatcGTAGCTCTCAGCGCTGTGTTGGCCGCCGCCAACGCTGGCCTCCTGCCTTACCACCACGCGTCCGCGGTGTCATCGCAGTCCATCGTGCGCCACGAGACTCCCGTGCACTACGCACCCGTGGTACACGCCGCACCCGTGGTACACGCCGCACCCGTGGTACACGCTGCACCCGTGGTACACGCTGCCCACTACGTACACGCCGCCCCTATCGCTGTTGCCCATGTAAGTAAAAAGATACATAGTATATTGCATatcgttgtcaacccatatgcggaaaatagtccaccacgctggcccaatgcggattggcagacttcacacacgtagagaattaagaaaattctctggtatgcaggttttctcccgatgttttcctacaccgttagagacacgtgacatttaatttattaaaatgcacacaactgaaaagttggaggtgcatgccccggaccggattcaaatccaCACCCTCCCTTGCATACACATAAtagtttttcattaaaaaatatagtactaaATTATATATCAATACATTAATAATCTACATAAAAGAAAGTTGAGATTGTTACGCCATTTTTAAATACAGAACAGCTGAAACTCAAGAATAAGGATATATAAAGAATatagactattttttatttcagttacACGTAATTTATAAACCTGAAAGTaacttttgtctgtttgttttttattttaattaaaatcatgaGATTTACCAGATTAAATGGAAATCTATTACTATCAATTATTAAGTTTAATCTAAGAACAAACAAACCGTATAAGGATTGTctttatattgttttaagttGATTCATCCATCCAATACAATACGAGCGAAGGATCTTaaatttacttactttactttcATACTCATAACAAATCCCTTTATTGCAGTCTCACCCCAAATACGACTTCTCTTACTCCGTGGCCGACCCCCACACCGGTGACCACAAGTCCCAGCACGAGAGCCGCGACGGTGGCGCCGTACATGGAAGCTACTCCCTGGTTGAACCCGACGGTTCCGTCCGCAAAGTAGAGTACACCGCTGACGACCACCACGGGTAAGTTACACCACAtccatcattattagcctatttgaaCAGCTCTGGTGCCACtacttataggagaggagatatgaagcttagacctcGATGCTCCAATACGAGATGGTTAGGCTCGATGCCGATGGGCgtcaactgctggacataggccttttacatggacttccaaacaaaactgtctcgagccgcgagcatccagcggctccctgcaacccgcttgatgtcctcggtccacctagtggggggtcgaccaacactgcgctttccggtgcggaaaGGTTAGGGTGATAATATGAAACTCATGACAACCAGTATAATAATGATGGGCACCGACGgatttacgtgctctccgaggcacagggaTGTAACCCTACCTTCCTCAGGAGGCTGAGAaaaatttactgaaaatttcttacaagaaagaaaaattcagaATCTCAAAACCCGATTCAGGATTCGAACACAGAAACTCGTGATCTGAAACCACTGatccaacgaggcagttaacaCACATATcataatcaaataataacaaaattacagCCAAAGGAACACTTTTCTTTTGTCTCCATTCATTCCACTTCAAAAAAACCATTTGTCACGCTTGATTTACCAAtcgttaaaatttatttcatcattacattggaaactaaaattaaaaccgTTTAATACGAATTAATTCCTTAACTTGAACCGATTCAAAAAAATCCTCAATCacttaaactaattaattacaaatcaattaatgaaaattaatttggtaGGTGGGTAAGGTAATTTTGTTtgcacgatgttttttttttaagaatatttgtcgATATATTGCCAAATCTTTTTCATGTGCATATAAGACCAGCATACCTCCTTATGTTAAGAGTCGATACGACAGTAGTCCATTGGCCGGAAATCAAACCTACAACCTCTCAATTTTGAGTCCATCTCATAACCGTGGCTTTAAATAATCGAGGCTTTATACAAACTTTAACGATAATTCAACTGCAACTAgaattagtaacaatttttgttCATCCACAGTTTCAACGCTGTTGTGCATAAGACCCACGGCTACCACCCCGCTCCCGTCGCGCACGTCGCCCCCGTTGCACACGTCGCGCACGTCGCACCCGTCGCGCACATCGCCGTCGCACCCTTAGCGCATGGACATCATGGCCTCCATTACTAAACGATATAGCTGTAATATTGGTGTACTCGTGATGGATGACTGATGTTTGGGATAtttatgtatgtgtatgtaactataatgtaataaacgtttgtaaataaaatactcattgctgatcagtatttttttgtattatttcactTTCATAAATTTAGAATATTTTGCTAAAATACAACCTACTAGTCATTTTGGAAACGATGAGAGTATctaatattagatatttttatatcctaaaaaaatatatcctattttgaaattaatttaggaCAATAAACCTttgatttcattaaaaattgacTAGACTTAATACCGATACCGATAAAATatctgttaaaataaatataaaagaataaaaaataagctaCTGTTAAACATTCCACATAATGACTTTTAACTAGTCTaagaatattaagaaaaaattatTGTAGCATTTTTGTATCCGAATGATGTTTAATCAGTCAATTGTGCTGAGTGGTTATCAatactttataaaattttaaattaatataaacattaaactGTATACAATTCACAGATGAAACTTATAAAATTGCATTATTTAACAGGATCTTCAACTATATTATACAAACTAACTATAATcatgttcatcattatcaactcacattcggctcgctgctgagcacgagttccctctcagaatgagagaggttaggctaatactccaccacgctggcccaatgtggattagcagacttcacacacatagagaattaggagaattctcaggtatgcattccttacgatgtttttccttcaccgtttgagacacgtgatatttaatttcttaaaaagcacataactgaaaagttggaggtacatgccccggattcgaacctacgccctccggaaacggaggtagaggtcatatcctctgggctagaACGACTAACTATAATATTCAACTATATTCTTTTTAGACCACGTATTTACTTCAAAAGTTACCCTTGAAATGTTACTTTATTCATCggcctaaaataataattagtataatcAAGCGAACACGCGCGCTCGCGTGTGTAGCAGTGCTGTTTTAGTACAATAACTACCATACTTAATTAGCTATATGAAAATTTACGCAACATACTTTGTagacatacataaatattgttatagataagttgttttttattgaatgacaagttagtccttgacaaCGAAATAATTACGcaagttttatacaaatataataaatccactaatcattttacaaaaccataactcaaaacatgaaccaTTTATATTAAAACCACTTCAACCCATCTTTAACTCTTTAGgagtataattttgaaaaattttagttgtttttatgtgccttccgaaccggtggtagaatctttacaaatactcaaacttgacgtttcaaaggtGCTCCTAAACTAGCCTATTTGTAATTAATGAATTATgagtttttttgaatattttttgaagtaaGTACACGTACCAAATGTAACttgaactttcaacccctgtttcaccctctactgatttaattttcgcgacaaaaagtatcctataacctatTACAGTTTTGTCGCATGTTTCTACAaccaaacgctttgaaaacggAATatatatatgggaatgacagatccgatcgataacttgatcacgtgacctgtcgataatgaatgtcatcctcatgcatattttttttaatttccgaagcgattgcgattgtagaaagagaatcggtaTACCACATGGCTGCAGGCCAAGTTCTATCATTATAGAGGTAAacggtttttaatttatacacagtttattaattttactcgtatatctaGATTACACATATGATTTATAACCACAATATAATATCTTAATTATGAGTGATTATGCAATTTGTACAATTATTGGAATAATGCAATGGGGGGCATTGAAACTTGACctgaaatatgtataaaatttatAGGGATCTATTGCCTACCTATTTATACTATCTTATatagaataattaaatataatattaattgtgcgccacggaggctgtcatatACTGGCGATAAGgtgaaacaatttaaataaaacacgatcatataatcaataaatatagcTTCGCAAATTCGTACATAACACTTCCGATGGGTTCGCGGGGGCTGGGAGGGGAGTTGCGAtgccccgcgcagtccttccctctgccccggcGTACGACCTTACACCCGCGCattcctttccccccgtcgcctgcatatcatgggagtgtcatcaacgaacttgccaagccaTAGACTTTAGTTGGCACTTGTACGTTTGTTTATGCATTCTtaaaactagccgacgtcccgcgTAGTTTctcctgcgtagttcccgttcccgtaaaaaaaCGGCGGTAAAATCGGTTaggtagattcagagattacccctactgTACTACAAACTATATACTAACTAGTACATATATACAAATCcggtcaattaa
This window contains:
- the LOC112058178 gene encoding cuticle protein 8-like; translated protein: MFSKIVALSAVLAAANAGLLPYHHASAVSSQSIVRHETPVHYAPVVHAAPVVHAAPVVHAAPVVHAAHYVHAAPIAVAHSHPKYDFSYSVADPHTGDHKSQHESRDGGAVHGSYSLVEPDGSVRKVEYTADDHHGFNAVVHKTHGYHPAPVAHVAPVAHVAHVAPVAHIAVAPLAHGHHGLHY